The Chelatococcus sp. HY11 genome includes a window with the following:
- the metF gene encoding methylenetetrahydrofolate reductase [NAD(P)H] encodes MAPASFRPSRHSSRPVRVSFEFFPPKTPAMEETLWASIERLAPLKPNFVSVTYGAGGSTRERTHATVKRIVDETILKPAAHLTCVSATREEVDDVARAYWEAGVRHVVALRGDPVAGIGTAYEAHPGGYASSYDLVAGLKRIGDFEVTVSAYPEKHPESPSIDADIDILKRKVDAGADRAVTQFFFDNDLYLRYIDKVRAAGIDIPIVPGILPVQNFKQAANFAERAGASMPSWLAARFDGLDEDVETRRLIAAAVAAEQVIDLVDRGVTDLHFYTMNRADLVYAVCHLLGLRADTVAPAKAVAAA; translated from the coding sequence ATGGCACCCGCTTCTTTTCGCCCCAGCCGCCACAGCTCCCGGCCCGTGCGCGTCTCCTTCGAGTTCTTCCCGCCGAAGACGCCCGCGATGGAAGAGACCCTGTGGGCGTCCATCGAGCGTCTGGCGCCGCTGAAGCCAAATTTCGTCTCCGTCACCTATGGCGCAGGCGGCTCGACGCGTGAGCGCACCCACGCCACCGTCAAGCGCATCGTCGATGAGACGATCCTCAAGCCGGCCGCCCACCTCACCTGCGTCTCGGCAACGCGGGAGGAAGTCGATGATGTCGCGCGCGCCTATTGGGAGGCCGGCGTCCGCCATGTGGTCGCCCTGCGCGGTGATCCCGTCGCCGGCATTGGCACCGCCTATGAAGCGCATCCCGGCGGCTATGCGTCGTCCTATGATCTCGTCGCCGGCCTGAAACGCATCGGCGATTTCGAGGTCACGGTCTCGGCCTATCCGGAAAAGCATCCCGAGAGCCCATCCATCGATGCCGATATCGATATTCTGAAGCGCAAGGTCGATGCCGGCGCCGACCGGGCCGTCACCCAGTTCTTCTTCGATAACGACCTATACCTGCGCTATATCGACAAGGTCCGGGCGGCTGGCATCGACATCCCGATCGTGCCGGGCATCCTGCCCGTGCAGAACTTCAAGCAGGCCGCGAATTTCGCCGAGCGCGCCGGCGCCAGCATGCCGTCCTGGCTCGCCGCACGCTTCGATGGCCTGGACGAGGATGTGGAAACCCGACGCCTCATCGCCGCGGCGGTCGCCGCCGAACAGGTCATCGATCTCGTTGACCGCGGCGTGACCGATCTCCACTTCTACACGATGAATCGTGCTGACTTGGTCTATGCAGTTTGTCATCTCCTGGGGCTAAGAGCTGATACCGTCGCACCGGCCAAGGCCGTCGCGGCGGCTTGA
- the metH gene encoding methionine synthase has product MTDFPPVDGAEVRAALKQAAAERILVLDGAMGTELQNSKFSEEDFRGERFRDHGHDVRGNNDLLILTQPDAVRKVHLDYFRAGADIVETNTFSGTSIAQADYGLEAIVFELNREGARIAREAAAIAEQEDGRRRFVAGAIGPTNRTLSLSPDVNNPGFRAVTFDQVRDAYAEQVRGLIAGGSHIILIETIFDTLNAKAAVVAAQQVFAETGVTLPIMISGTITDLSGRTLSGQTVEAFWNALRHADPISIGLNCALGAKEMRAHIRELSQIADTLVCAYPNAGLPNEFGLYDESPEAMAELVGEFAQSGFVNIVGGCCGSTPAHIRAVAEAVKGKAPRAIAQPPRHMRLSGLEPFTLTSDIPFVNVGERTNVTGSAKFRKLITNGDYAAALDVARDQVANGAQVIDINMDEGLLDSEKAMTEFLNLVAAEPDIARVPVMVDSSKFSVIEAGLKCIQGKPIVNSISLKEGEEKFLHEARIVRNYGAAVVVMAFDETGQADTEDRKVEICSRAYKILTEEVGFPPEDIIFDPNVFAVATGIEEHNNYGVDFINATKRIRESLPHVHISGGVSNLSFSFRGNEPVREAMHAVFLYHAIQVGMDMGIVNAGQLAVYDEIDPALKEACEDVVLNRRADATERLLDLAESFKGKGRQAREADLTWRTWTVEKRLEHALVNGITDYIDEDTEEARQTAERPLHVIEGPLMAGMSVVGDLFGSGKMFLPQVVKSARVMKQAVAYLMPFMEKEKEENGGGSVRSAAGKILMATVKGDVHDIGKNIVGVVLACNNYEVIDLGVMVPAQKILETARKEKVDIIGLSGLITPSLDEMCHVAGEMEREGFDIPLLIGGATTSRVHTAVKIHPNYARGQAVYVNDASRAVGVVSSLLSQDNRATYIETLRAEYAKVANAHARAEADKQRLPIAKARANALKLDWAGYQPPKPTFLGTRVFRTYDVAELVRYIDWTPFFQTWELKGRFPAILEDEAQGEVARQLYSDAQAMLKRIVEERWFNPKAVIGFWPANAVGDDIRLYTGESRTEELATFFTLRQQLTRRDGRPNLALSDFVAPKDTGKADYVGGFVVTAGMEEERISKKFAEKNDDYASILVKALADRIAEAFAERMHQRVRQEFWGYAPDENLDNEALVREEYAGIRPAPGYPAQPDHTEKATLFDLLKASERVGVSLTESYAMWPGSSVSGLYLSHPESYYFGVAKVERDQVEDYAVRKGMDIATVERWLSPILNYDPANYARAAE; this is encoded by the coding sequence ATGACCGATTTCCCTCCCGTCGATGGTGCTGAAGTGCGGGCCGCCTTGAAACAGGCGGCGGCCGAGCGGATCCTGGTGCTCGACGGCGCCATGGGCACGGAACTGCAGAACAGCAAGTTCTCGGAGGAGGACTTCCGCGGCGAGCGCTTTCGCGATCACGGCCACGACGTCCGGGGCAACAACGACCTTCTCATCCTGACGCAGCCGGATGCCGTCAGAAAGGTTCACCTCGACTATTTCCGCGCCGGCGCGGACATCGTCGAGACCAACACCTTCTCCGGGACGTCGATCGCCCAGGCCGACTACGGCCTTGAAGCCATCGTCTTCGAGCTGAACCGCGAGGGTGCCCGCATCGCCCGCGAGGCCGCCGCCATCGCCGAGCAGGAGGACGGGCGCCGCCGCTTCGTCGCTGGCGCCATCGGGCCGACCAACCGCACGCTGTCGCTCTCGCCCGATGTCAATAACCCCGGCTTCCGCGCCGTCACCTTCGACCAGGTGCGCGATGCTTATGCCGAGCAGGTGCGCGGCCTCATCGCCGGCGGCTCGCACATCATCCTGATCGAGACGATCTTCGACACGCTCAACGCCAAGGCGGCCGTGGTCGCCGCCCAGCAGGTCTTCGCCGAAACCGGCGTGACGCTGCCGATCATGATCTCCGGCACCATCACCGATCTCTCCGGCCGCACGCTTTCGGGCCAGACGGTCGAGGCGTTCTGGAACGCCCTGCGTCACGCCGACCCCATCTCCATCGGCCTCAACTGCGCGCTCGGCGCCAAGGAGATGCGTGCCCATATCCGCGAGCTCTCGCAGATCGCCGACACCCTCGTCTGCGCCTATCCCAACGCCGGCCTGCCCAATGAATTCGGCCTCTATGACGAGAGCCCGGAGGCGATGGCGGAGCTCGTCGGCGAATTCGCCCAGTCGGGCTTCGTCAATATTGTCGGCGGCTGCTGCGGCTCGACGCCCGCCCATATCAGGGCCGTCGCGGAGGCGGTGAAGGGCAAGGCGCCCCGCGCCATCGCCCAACCGCCGCGCCACATGAGGCTTTCCGGGCTCGAGCCCTTCACGCTGACATCCGACATTCCCTTCGTGAATGTGGGCGAGCGCACCAACGTCACCGGCTCGGCCAAGTTCCGCAAGCTCATCACCAACGGCGACTACGCGGCAGCACTCGATGTGGCGCGCGATCAGGTCGCCAATGGCGCGCAGGTCATCGACATCAACATGGACGAGGGCCTGCTCGATTCCGAGAAGGCGATGACGGAGTTCCTCAACCTCGTCGCCGCCGAGCCGGATATCGCGCGCGTGCCGGTGATGGTCGATTCCTCGAAGTTCTCGGTGATCGAGGCCGGCCTGAAGTGCATTCAGGGCAAGCCCATCGTGAACTCGATCTCGCTGAAGGAAGGCGAGGAGAAGTTCCTGCACGAGGCGCGCATCGTGCGCAACTACGGCGCGGCCGTCGTCGTCATGGCGTTCGACGAGACGGGTCAAGCGGATACGGAAGACCGCAAGGTCGAGATCTGCTCAAGGGCCTACAAGATCCTCACCGAGGAGGTGGGCTTCCCGCCCGAGGACATCATCTTCGATCCCAATGTCTTCGCGGTCGCCACCGGCATCGAGGAACACAACAACTACGGCGTCGATTTCATCAACGCCACGAAGCGCATCCGCGAGAGCCTGCCTCACGTGCATATCTCGGGCGGCGTCTCGAACCTCTCCTTCTCGTTCCGCGGCAACGAGCCCGTGCGCGAGGCGATGCACGCGGTGTTTCTCTACCATGCCATTCAGGTCGGCATGGACATGGGCATCGTCAATGCCGGCCAGCTCGCGGTCTATGACGAGATCGACCCGGCGCTCAAGGAGGCCTGCGAGGACGTGGTCCTCAACCGGCGCGCCGACGCCACCGAGCGGTTGCTCGACCTCGCCGAGAGCTTCAAGGGCAAGGGCCGGCAGGCCCGCGAGGCGGACCTGACCTGGCGGACATGGACCGTCGAGAAGCGCCTCGAACATGCGCTCGTCAACGGCATCACCGATTATATCGACGAGGACACCGAGGAGGCCCGCCAGACGGCGGAGCGGCCGCTCCATGTCATCGAGGGGCCGCTGATGGCCGGCATGAGCGTGGTCGGCGATCTCTTCGGCTCGGGCAAGATGTTCCTGCCGCAGGTGGTGAAATCCGCGCGCGTCATGAAGCAGGCGGTCGCCTATCTCATGCCCTTTATGGAGAAGGAGAAGGAAGAGAACGGCGGCGGCAGCGTGCGCTCGGCGGCCGGCAAGATCCTGATGGCGACCGTCAAGGGTGATGTCCACGACATCGGCAAGAACATCGTCGGCGTGGTTCTCGCCTGCAACAACTACGAGGTCATCGACCTCGGCGTCATGGTGCCGGCGCAGAAGATCCTCGAGACGGCGCGCAAGGAGAAGGTCGACATCATCGGCCTCTCCGGCCTCATCACGCCGTCGCTCGACGAGATGTGCCATGTCGCCGGCGAGATGGAGCGCGAGGGCTTCGACATTCCGCTCCTCATCGGCGGGGCGACGACCAGCCGCGTCCATACGGCGGTGAAGATCCACCCGAACTACGCGCGTGGGCAAGCCGTCTATGTCAATGACGCAAGCCGCGCCGTCGGCGTCGTCTCCTCGCTGCTGTCGCAGGACAACCGCGCGACCTATATCGAAACGCTGCGCGCCGAATACGCGAAGGTTGCCAATGCCCATGCCCGCGCAGAGGCCGACAAGCAGCGCCTGCCCATCGCCAAGGCCCGCGCCAACGCGCTGAAGCTCGACTGGGCCGGTTATCAGCCGCCGAAGCCGACCTTCCTCGGCACGCGCGTCTTCCGCACCTATGACGTGGCGGAACTCGTCCGCTACATCGACTGGACGCCGTTCTTCCAGACCTGGGAACTGAAGGGCCGCTTCCCGGCGATCCTGGAGGACGAGGCGCAGGGCGAGGTCGCCCGCCAGCTCTACAGCGATGCCCAGGCCATGCTGAAGCGCATCGTCGAGGAGCGCTGGTTCAACCCCAAGGCCGTCATCGGCTTCTGGCCGGCCAACGCGGTGGGTGACGATATCCGGCTCTACACCGGTGAGAGCCGCACCGAGGAGTTGGCGACGTTCTTCACCCTGCGCCAGCAACTTACCCGCCGCGACGGGCGCCCCAACCTGGCGCTCTCGGATTTCGTCGCCCCCAAGGACACCGGCAAGGCCGATTATGTCGGCGGCTTCGTGGTCACGGCGGGGATGGAAGAAGAGCGTATCTCCAAGAAATTCGCGGAGAAGAACGACGATTATGCCTCGATCCTCGTGAAGGCGCTGGCCGACCGCATCGCCGAGGCCTTCGCCGAACGCATGCACCAGCGCGTGCGCCAGGAGTTCTGGGGCTATGCGCCGGACGAGAACCTCGACAACGAGGCGCTTGTGCGCGAGGAGTACGCGGGCATCCGCCCCGCGCCGGGCTACCCGGCCCAGCCTGACCACACCGAGAAGGCAACCCTGTTCGATCTGCTGAAGGCGAGCGAGCGCGTCGGTGTGTCACTGACGGAGAGCTACGCCATGTGGCCGGGATCATCGGTGTCGGGGCTCTACCTCTCGCACCCCGAGTCCTATTATTTCGGCGTGGCGAAGGTGGAACGCGACCAGGTCGAGGACTATGCCGTGCGCAAGGGCATGGACATCGCCACAGTGGAGCGCTGGCTTTCCCCCATCCTCAATTACGATCCGGCGAACTATGCCCGCGCGGCGGAATAG
- a CDS encoding phenylalanine--tRNA ligase beta subunit-related protein yields MQLSIAEISPQFPEARVAAVVIEGLQIQGARPPSLDALIAEREAACREHWGGRELSDIPGIAAWRSAYKGFGIKRTSYRSSVERLVKRVLAGERLPVVNSFVDLYNAVSLTHVMCCGADDLDKIEPPLAFRFAREGDSFIDMGASEPGEENDPPKAGEVVYADARHVLCRRWNWRQDARTGISPRSTRVIATIQANGQGDINQAVADFTTLIAIHCGGQTSVKIADAATPMVTIET; encoded by the coding sequence ATGCAGCTATCCATTGCCGAAATTTCTCCGCAGTTTCCGGAGGCTCGCGTCGCGGCGGTCGTGATCGAGGGCCTCCAGATCCAGGGAGCCCGCCCGCCCTCGCTCGATGCCTTGATCGCCGAGCGCGAGGCCGCCTGTCGGGAACACTGGGGCGGCCGCGAACTGTCCGATATTCCCGGCATCGCCGCGTGGCGCTCCGCCTACAAAGGCTTTGGGATCAAGCGCACCAGCTATCGCTCCTCGGTCGAGCGCCTGGTGAAGCGCGTCCTCGCGGGCGAGCGGCTGCCGGTCGTGAACAGCTTCGTCGATCTCTACAACGCCGTGTCTCTCACCCATGTGATGTGCTGCGGCGCGGATGACCTCGACAAGATCGAGCCGCCACTTGCTTTCCGATTCGCGCGCGAGGGCGACAGCTTCATCGACATGGGCGCCTCCGAGCCCGGAGAGGAAAACGACCCGCCCAAGGCGGGCGAGGTGGTCTATGCCGACGCCCGCCATGTGCTCTGCCGCCGCTGGAACTGGCGCCAGGACGCGCGCACCGGCATTTCACCCCGCTCCACAAGGGTCATCGCCACCATCCAGGCCAACGGTCAGGGCGACATCAACCAGGCCGTCGCCGATTTCACGACGCTCATCGCCATTCATTGCGGCGGCCAGACCAGCGTCAAGATCGCCGATGCCGCGACCCCCATGGTGACGATCGAAACTTGA
- a CDS encoding metalloregulator ArsR/SmtB family transcription factor, giving the protein MDRPALPFPVLLTAMKAAAEETRMRMLALLSEGELTVSDMTDILGQSQPRISRHLKLLAEAGIVERHREGAWAFFRMADHHPAATAIRDLVAHLDSADQRLAGDRARLKAARQARAEAAQAHFSRLADNWDKVRSLHVPEEAVEAAIIEVVGAKPVQAFLDLGTGTGRMLQLLAPLASRVVGVDASHAMLSVARANLERAGLAKVQLQQGDIHALPVEHDAFDLVLIHQVLHYLDDPARALREAAAVLAPGGRLLVVDFAPHALEFLREEHAHRRLGFAADQIGGWLEEAGLDVIAHRDLKPERDHPEQLTVSLWLARDRRVITDFQPRSTQREVA; this is encoded by the coding sequence ATGGATAGACCTGCCCTTCCCTTTCCCGTTCTGCTCACCGCGATGAAAGCCGCGGCCGAAGAAACGCGCATGCGCATGCTCGCGCTGCTCAGCGAGGGCGAGCTGACCGTCTCGGACATGACCGACATCCTCGGGCAGTCCCAACCGCGCATCTCGCGCCATCTCAAACTTCTCGCGGAGGCCGGCATCGTCGAGCGCCATCGCGAAGGCGCCTGGGCCTTTTTCCGGATGGCGGACCATCATCCCGCCGCCACCGCCATTCGCGACCTCGTCGCCCATCTCGACAGTGCGGACCAACGCCTGGCGGGAGACCGCGCCCGCTTGAAGGCCGCGCGGCAAGCACGCGCGGAAGCGGCGCAGGCGCATTTCTCCCGTCTTGCGGACAATTGGGACAAGGTGCGCTCGTTGCATGTGCCCGAGGAGGCCGTGGAGGCCGCGATCATCGAGGTCGTCGGGGCAAAGCCCGTGCAGGCCTTCCTCGATCTCGGCACCGGCACCGGGCGCATGCTGCAGTTGCTGGCGCCTCTGGCCTCGCGTGTGGTCGGCGTCGATGCCAGCCACGCCATGCTCTCTGTCGCGCGCGCCAATCTGGAACGGGCCGGCCTCGCCAAGGTCCAGCTCCAGCAGGGCGACATCCACGCCCTGCCTGTCGAGCACGATGCCTTCGATCTCGTGCTCATACATCAGGTCCTCCATTATCTCGACGATCCGGCCCGGGCGCTCCGCGAAGCCGCGGCCGTGCTCGCGCCGGGTGGGCGCCTGCTGGTGGTCGATTTCGCGCCGCATGCGCTGGAATTCCTGCGCGAGGAGCACGCTCACCGCCGGCTCGGCTTCGCCGCGGACCAGATCGGCGGGTGGCTTGAGGAAGCCGGCCTCGACGTCATCGCCCATCGCGATCTCAAGCCCGAGCGGGACCATCCGGAACAGCTCACCGTATCGCTCTGGCTGGCGCGCGACCGCCGTGTCATCACCGATTTTCAACCGCGTTCGACTCAACGGGAGGTTGCCTGA
- a CDS encoding HipA family kinase, with translation MSVFTQDDAEHEVFVKVSSGKECSVEGLMNEMLGALLASDLGLPVNEPFFVELDPDFIQSVVRPEIRTRLSASCPLAFASKAAGQQWRRWIASDKIVESQVELALGVIAFDGFIANNDRGPRNSNLLVRDLDWRVIDHETAFGFRTKLFPRCEPWKLGNLALLCRYGQDSEHIFARLLAGRDDLDFPALRARWSALSDARLAQYEATLPEEWEVVRPNLAEAIRHLKQVRDNIDLCLAELKRVLT, from the coding sequence ATGTCGGTTTTCACCCAGGACGATGCCGAGCACGAGGTGTTCGTGAAAGTGTCATCCGGAAAGGAGTGCAGCGTTGAAGGTCTGATGAACGAGATGCTTGGGGCGCTGCTTGCATCCGACCTCGGCTTACCGGTCAACGAGCCCTTCTTCGTCGAGCTTGATCCGGATTTTATCCAGTCGGTCGTGCGCCCCGAAATTCGTACGCGTCTCTCCGCGTCCTGTCCGCTTGCCTTCGCGTCAAAGGCTGCTGGGCAGCAATGGCGGCGTTGGATTGCCTCGGACAAGATCGTCGAGTCACAAGTCGAACTGGCGCTTGGCGTCATTGCGTTCGATGGCTTCATCGCCAACAATGATCGAGGGCCACGGAACTCCAATCTTCTCGTGCGAGACCTCGACTGGCGCGTCATTGACCACGAGACCGCCTTCGGATTTCGCACAAAGTTGTTTCCCCGATGCGAGCCTTGGAAACTCGGCAACCTTGCCCTTCTGTGCCGGTATGGCCAAGATAGTGAACACATTTTTGCCCGCTTGTTGGCAGGGCGAGACGACCTCGATTTCCCGGCTCTACGCGCCCGGTGGTCGGCCTTGTCAGATGCTCGTCTCGCCCAGTACGAGGCTACCTTGCCAGAGGAGTGGGAGGTGGTGCGCCCTAATTTGGCCGAGGCAATACGCCATCTTAAGCAGGTTCGGGACAATATCGACCTGTGCTTGGCCGAACTGAAACGGGTACTGACATGA
- the tam gene encoding trans-aconitate 2-methyltransferase: MADWNARLYLKFEDERTRPSADLLARVSPVAARRVVDLGCGPGNSTELLAARFPDAEVIGVDTSPDMLEKARQRLPRATFIEADVATWGPEQPVDVLFANAVLQWLPNHDALLPHLMSLLAPGGILAVQMPNNLTEPSHALMRDVAREDRWREKLAKASAARAPLAPPGHLYDLLKPHARRVDIWQTAYQHPLDGPAAIIEWLKATGLRPFLAPLDAGEQEAFLADYLERLTEGYPPRVDGKVLLAFPRLFIVAEKAP, encoded by the coding sequence ATGGCTGACTGGAACGCCCGGCTGTATTTGAAGTTCGAGGACGAGCGCACGCGGCCTTCCGCCGATCTTCTGGCGCGGGTTTCGCCCGTCGCGGCACGGCGTGTGGTCGATCTCGGCTGTGGCCCGGGAAATTCGACGGAACTGCTCGCCGCGCGCTTTCCCGACGCAGAAGTGATCGGCGTGGACACATCGCCCGACATGCTGGAGAAGGCGCGCCAGCGCCTGCCACGCGCCACGTTCATCGAAGCCGACGTCGCGACCTGGGGGCCGGAGCAGCCGGTCGACGTGCTGTTCGCCAATGCGGTGTTGCAGTGGCTGCCCAATCATGACGCGCTTCTTCCGCATCTGATGTCATTGCTGGCGCCCGGAGGCATCCTGGCCGTGCAGATGCCCAACAATCTGACCGAGCCCTCGCATGCGCTCATGCGCGACGTGGCTCGTGAGGATCGCTGGCGGGAGAAGCTCGCCAAGGCCAGCGCGGCGCGCGCGCCCCTCGCGCCACCCGGCCATCTCTATGACCTGCTGAAGCCTCATGCACGCCGTGTCGACATCTGGCAGACGGCTTACCAGCATCCGCTGGATGGTCCGGCGGCGATCATCGAATGGCTGAAGGCAACGGGCCTGCGTCCGTTCCTCGCGCCGCTCGACGCCGGTGAGCAGGAGGCTTTTCTGGCCGACTATCTCGAGCGGCTGACCGAGGGATATCCGCCACGCGTCGACGGCAAGGTGCTGCTCGCCTTCCCACGCCTGTTCATCGTTGCCGAGAAGGCGCCATGA
- a CDS encoding MOSC domain-containing protein codes for MTTTGDLFGPAIFPGRRLSGRVTAMLVAGQSGGTYDFVTAAVQDLTVTYEGIPGDRHCGLTRRSGAREPWYPRGTEMRNDRQISLLAVEELAEIAAGLAIPSVKPEWIGGNIVVEGLPAFSMIPPRTRLTFAGGVVITIEGQNAPCKYAGQMIAEAHPGRPTIALDFVKVAKRLRGLVGSVERPGVIMPGEAVVARIPEHWAYPAG; via the coding sequence ATGACGACAACTGGCGACCTCTTCGGGCCGGCGATCTTCCCCGGGCGCCGGCTCAGTGGCCGGGTGACGGCGATGCTCGTGGCGGGGCAGAGCGGCGGCACCTATGACTTCGTGACTGCGGCGGTCCAGGATCTCACGGTCACCTATGAAGGCATTCCGGGCGATCGGCATTGCGGTCTCACCCGCCGCTCCGGCGCGCGGGAGCCGTGGTATCCGCGCGGCACCGAGATGCGCAACGATCGCCAGATCTCCCTTCTGGCGGTGGAGGAGCTCGCGGAGATCGCTGCCGGCCTCGCTATCCCCTCGGTCAAGCCCGAATGGATCGGCGGCAACATCGTCGTGGAAGGACTGCCCGCCTTTTCGATGATCCCGCCGCGAACGCGGCTGACGTTCGCCGGCGGCGTTGTCATCACGATCGAAGGCCAGAACGCCCCCTGCAAATACGCGGGCCAGATGATCGCCGAGGCCCATCCCGGGCGACCCACGATCGCCCTCGATTTCGTCAAGGTGGCGAAGCGCCTGCGCGGCCTCGTCGGCTCAGTCGAACGGCCCGGCGTGATCATGCCCGGGGAGGCGGTGGTCGCGCGCATCCCGGAGCATTGGGCCTATCCGGCGGGGTAA
- a CDS encoding DUF3037 domain-containing protein, translating into MTREPYTYMILRYRHDPLAGELVNVGVVVHAARSGFLDALVRRAYGRISKLFPSVDGTTLRHDLVNIERALQRLGKGDVGDDIFDMPNASTFAHRVLGKDDSSLIWSEMGSGLTRDPAKTLEELHARFVTQYDEQPAVRRSDADIWRPFRDLLLERKIDAIFQTKRITGAHDAVEFDYAWKNGKWHCFQPLSFDLTTAEGIQEKAARWVGHMVGLKEAEGQFQPYFIVGEPSDPALMATYDRAVEFIRAAPLRPKIVSESNISEFADELAHKVLEHKG; encoded by the coding sequence ATGACGAGAGAGCCCTACACCTATATGATCCTAAGATACCGCCACGACCCACTCGCTGGCGAGCTGGTCAACGTCGGTGTCGTGGTTCATGCAGCGAGGAGCGGTTTTCTGGATGCCCTAGTTCGGCGTGCCTACGGCCGCATTTCCAAGCTGTTCCCGTCAGTAGATGGAACCACGCTACGTCATGACTTAGTTAACATTGAACGCGCGCTCCAACGGCTAGGTAAAGGTGATGTAGGCGACGATATTTTTGATATGCCGAATGCCTCGACCTTCGCCCACCGTGTTCTTGGCAAGGACGACAGCTCTCTGATCTGGAGCGAGATGGGCTCGGGTCTGACGCGCGACCCGGCCAAAACGCTGGAGGAGCTGCATGCGCGGTTCGTTACCCAGTACGACGAGCAGCCGGCAGTTCGTCGGTCGGATGCCGATATTTGGAGGCCGTTCCGCGATCTATTGCTGGAGCGCAAGATCGACGCCATCTTTCAGACCAAGAGGATCACGGGCGCACATGACGCAGTCGAGTTCGACTACGCATGGAAGAACGGAAAATGGCATTGCTTTCAACCGCTGTCCTTTGACCTGACGACTGCTGAGGGCATTCAAGAGAAGGCAGCGCGATGGGTCGGGCACATGGTTGGCCTGAAGGAGGCAGAGGGTCAGTTCCAACCTTACTTCATCGTAGGCGAGCCGTCGGATCCCGCCCTCATGGCCACCTATGATCGCGCGGTGGAATTCATCCGTGCAGCGCCCTTGCGGCCAAAAATCGTGTCAGAAAGTAACATCAGCGAGTTTGCCGACGAATTGGCTCACAAGGTTCTTGAACATAAGGGCTGA